In Phaseolus vulgaris cultivar G19833 chromosome 3, P. vulgaris v2.0, whole genome shotgun sequence, the sequence TGGTTAAGAAAGTCAAACATATGTACtactaaaattaaaagaataataaatgaGATGATTGTGAGAAATTTTTTGGACCAGTCAGTAAGTATTGTGAaatatacataataaaatatgtaaggAACGTATATTCAAacgaaaaaaaaagaaaaaaaattaaaaatatcaaactaGTGAATGAGAATAAAATAAGAGAGTGTGTAAATCTCTGTTTATAATATAAAACTAGACTTATGCATTATTAATAGTATCATAAAACGTTAGTACAGGCTACTAAGTAGAggattttaaattatataacttataagacatatttaaaaaaaacttctcCACAAGAATTgtttggaaaaaataaaatattttttattggttaaaattaatttatgtataaattaaattaataaaagttgaaaaattaaattaaaaaattctaaaaaataatcttatatataaaaaaatttaattttaaaaaaaaattatttcagtaTTTTTTAACACATGTTAGTCATTTTAGCTAGAAAAatgcataaaataaatatgtgaGTTTATATAacgaatatttataaaaaataaaagttttgaatatataaattattaatattttagtttttttcatggataaaataaaatttattttatataatcaaaatttcataatgaatattttttgtttataaattgcattatattaaaatttattataaaatagttttttaatataaaattaaatttatggtaaataatttatatcatGATACAAtacttttacatattttatgatttgtagtggttaaaattaaatatataagtttAGATTAAAGGAGAGTTgtttgtgtaaaaaaaaatctaggaAATAGTTTCATAGTAgaaatgatatattttaaataatacctaaatattttattactaaagatgatatattttaaataatacctaaatattttattattaaagtgaaaagagtatgtaaataaaaaaactcaattattcaggttttatttaaaaataatcatcatttttttagaaattttcttTATCACTTATATACTTTCTCTAACTTTCTGAAATCATCTACCATCAGACTGATGATCGAAGTCCGCCATTGAGTTTATGACAACGAATACTACTAGATTGTCCGATCAGAGTTTTAGATAatagtaagttcatttttgctcttgagttaatttttaattttaggcTTGTTTGGTTATGATACGTGTTGCATGTAACACATTTAGCTTCAGGATTAGTCCATGTTCGTTGAGAGttctagtgatatagttagatatTTGATCAAGACTCTATGGTACAAATTATGCTGCCTTTGAGCCTTTGTAGGATTGAAGCTCTTTGTGAAAACACTTGCCCAAactaagggaagctagttttaattttcaatagaaccctaggttagaagatctggatgtgagGGTGACGCAGTTTCAAAATTATTTGCAGGATTGTTTGTTTTTTAGTAAATTAGAGTGTTGATTGAGATTTTGTTGATATGGTAAAATTACAAGTTCAAATGTGATGTAAATAATATTCTTGAACGGTGTTGTGAATCTTTTGAAATGTAAATATTGATGAATAATTGTTGTTGGAATTTGGATGTTGAAAACTAAACGAATTTGAGTTAGAAATCattaatatatagatatataggtTGATAAGGGAGTTTTATGAGAGTATATATCCAACTTTGAGCAAGATGAGATTATTTTGAATGATATGTTTgacaaaattcaagttttagTATGAATGTTATTGGAAATCTTAAAAATATCAGTGTTATGCAGTTTTATTCTACAACTTCCGCTCAAGCGAACAAAGCGAGAATGGGATAGTGAGTGTTGGGTTGATCCCACACCTATTTTCGCTCAAACGAGAaaattctcgctcaagcaaaaATAGGATGAAAATAGGTGTTCTCAGTTCCATTTTCGTTCAAATGAGAGGGAATCTCGCTCAAACAAAAATGGGTGAATTTTTTGGGAGCTCTCGGGTTCATTTTTCGCTCAAGCGAAACCCATTTTTACTCAAGCAAAGTTAGTTTCTCTCAAGCTaaacacaatttttatttttattttttgcttttgaaagcctggtttattgtttttaagtgaaattttttatttttatttaaaaataaggttaaaagtaattagttatgtgtttaagtgaattttgtgATATCTTTAACGGTGTATTGATGCGTGTGATATGAAGTAGGAAATTATGTGAAAGTTTGACCAATacatagtattttcaagaaaggaaataccgtattaagaagtgaactttaagcctaactcaaccttataaaaccgacttataaggtgaggtttgcacccatttatatactatgaaatgtcctaatctctagttgatgtgggatctccaacacaccgaGAGTGACAACTTGTGCGTGGGAATATACTTAtaggtggtccgataacgaccCGATAACAGGTGAGACAATAGGCCCAACAAACTCTCGCTATGATAGACtttaaatggctctgataccatattaagaagtgaactttaaccctaactcaacctcataaaaccggcttatgagatgaggtttgcacccacttatatactatgaaatactCTAATCTTTActtgatgtgggatctccaacaccccccccccccccacacGAGAGTGACACTCGTGCGTGAGACAATATATTATGGATGGTCCGATAACGGTCTGATAGCGGGTgacctgataaacccaacaaacacttgctaggataggctcgaaaatggttctgataccatattaagaagttaggcttaaagtccacttcttaatatggtattagaacCATTTTCGACCCTATCTAGCAagtgtttgttggacttatcaggtCACTCGCTATCGGGTCGTTATCggatcacccataatatattGTTCCATGCACGAGCTATCACTCTCGACGTGAGGGGGGTGttgaagatcccacatcgactaaagattagaACATTTtgtagtatataagtgggtgcaaatctcacctcataaaccgattttatgaggctgagttaagtttaaagtccacttcttaatatactATGTTGAGATTGTTAGGAGAGTATATTGATTGGTGAGGGTCGAAAAAGGTTCATATGACTGAGTCTGAGGTTGACAAAGCTGATTAGAGTAGATCATATGAATTTACCCTATCATATGAGGTTATTTGATATTGAGATGATTATGTGCATAACTGTGTGGATTCACAACGAGTAGTATGACAAGTACAGGTCTatggatgctaatttcaatacacaagTCTCCAGAAGTAGAGTCGAGTGTCTATGTGTTGATGTCAGTGGATTTCTAGTATGAGTGATGTGGAATCTAAGATAAATTTGTAGACACTTGAACGTTTGTGATTTTAGATAATGGAGAATGTATGATGATTGATACATTTGTGaatgaaatttgttttatttaaaactttattgaaaattttaaaatttatagatTACCCTATTATTTGTgttgtgttttattttctttatcggATCATGTATTTACACGAGAGCAAATAATATTTCAGGTGAGAGAACTCCACCATGAACAgataaaatgtttaatttcttaagaaaatttgtttaatatatgCATATATTAAATTCTTTGTaaagaaaaatgtatttttgaataactataaaattgatatatatatatatatttaatattttatgcaCATTATAGTTTTTAGACGTAATAAAATAGGAATATTATAATTTGAGATAGTTATTGACAAGAAAGTTTATCAAGTAAttgctgtcaaattaaaattttaaaaaatatattttaaaataaaactaattttttaatatatacaatttAATATGACTAATACTTCACTGAGAGTGATAACAAGTCTTAAAACTCTTAAAAATGTATCTGATAAAAATATCACCAAAAGCATATATAGGAAgaaaattacaattattttataatgaataagtattttaaatattaaattatactttgaacttatgataaataatttatattttgatatacaatatttaaaatttaaaattaaacaaactTGGAagcaaaattaataaatatttgagaGTTGTTAAATCTTAGAAATAAATTCTTGAAGATactctttaaaataaatatccatatttataatgaataagtagataatatataattttagtttatttttaattttaatatatcttaatataatataactaaTTTAATATCAGTATTAATATTAGTTGAAAGGTAAATGACATAAGATTCCAGAGTGGTCAACTTTAAACATGTCATTGCtgtcaaataaaaatcaaacatGTCATGATAATCAATGCAGTTGTCTAGTACAATTCACATGAAAATTGGAAAGATATACAGTCccataattaatgtttttttttttctatcaaaggtaaaacataatatatttcgGTAATCATCAAAAAGTTATTTGAATAATTAACTttcaattgagaaaaaaaaaaactagtttaatatatttatgaCATTCATGGTAGTGTAACTTTTCATCTGGTGCCCACCACACTTTTTCATCTATTTAGGATTTATTGTGTAGTTTGGCTACCTGTACTTGATACGAGATAATATAATATCACACATTGCAGagtcaaatcaaatcaaattcatGGGCCATTGGTAGCATTATTCTTTATGTTTTCTTGCTACAAATATTTTGTCATAAACTTTTCTTACTTCTTCCATGTTTCTCTTGAACAACGtagttaaaaagaaaattacatgATTAGAATAAATTTCAACaactaaaagaaaaactaataaCACCAAAACTAGTAACTTAGATGATGAAAAAAGGGATTTGTATGATATCATTAGCAAAACTGCAAAAGACAAATGTGGAATAATTGGTTTTGGAGCACTACCAGGAAAAAAAAGAATGTAATGATGTGTGGAGTGATGAGAAAATGTATCCACCTCACTTTTCACCCATCTTCTCATCTTGGCAATCAAATGCTAAACCCACCAAGAAAAGGGACAGCttatagagagagagaaatttCTTGTTTCTTTTGCTTCTTTTTAACCCGTGGATTTGATTAAAGCAAACTTCCAGAGAAAACCAAAGCATCCAAAAAGCAACACCCAATTTTGACTTAGCAAGAAATTGTAGCTAATAAAGACCACTTTTGTCATACTAACACAATTATGACCCACACTCAAAAACTATGTTTGAAATCATTTgctgtcattttgatttttgctACCTAACAACTGCTTGTTATTTAGCTCATAACCATGTATTGCTTACCAAGAGCTTCACAAGTAAAACGGATGATGTTTACAGTACAGAAATGGAACTTTGTATAAAAGGAATGCTTTTCCTTATACACACGCAAGAATGATTGTTATTTAAAGGGTAATGCTTGATTGAATGTTTATGGCATAATTTACAAGTATTTTAccaataaaaatgtaaaatcagAAGTATGAAAGAAACTAAAAATGAACTCATTTGTAAATATGTAAGAATCCCAAAATACTGAGTTGCTTCATGTACCTTGAGCTCTATTCATCCATGGCAAAGCTGCAGTAGTGACATTAGAACCACCCAAATAGTTTTGTGGTGAACTTGATACCTTGTCCTTCCTAGACCATTGCCAGATCTTGGAAACAGAAAAACTTTCACCTTTCCTTGCAATGTTGATTTTTTTGCCCTCAACATCCAAGTCAGTGGAAGAATTCCCAAAATTGTCCAATCTACCTTTGAATTGTCTCACACTGCCACCACTGGTACCTACACCATCACCTCTATTGGGGCACAAAGCCACTTGCAAATCTGAATCAGCAACCACATACTGGAAGGACCCCATTGAATAGCATCTCCTAGCATCCAAATTACTTGTACTGCTCtcccctcctcctcctcctcctcctcctctttCCACCCCTTCTCCATTATTTGAGCTTCTAAACTTCCCAAGCCTCACAGAAAACACCCTTTTCCCACTCATTATGTGATTTTCTGCATGTTTGTTAAAGGAACCAGCCTCTCCAGCAGCACTGCCCGAAACCCCAGGTTCCTCCCTCAGACCCTCAAAGTCATAAACTGGGTTTTCAAAGGCAAAGCCTGGCTCATAAAGACTCCCTCTGCAGAGAGGACAAGTTGAATTTGATAGCAGCCATGTGTCTATGCAATCAATGTGAAAAGCATGGTTGCAAATGGGCAGCAGCCTGAGCATGTCTTGTT encodes:
- the LOC137806483 gene encoding RING-H2 finger protein ATL47-like, whose protein sequence is MSWVHSQICHSSDAINNPASISPSSCSSSAPLPYSSEYKKQLAPPLSSSSGTRISPAIVFIFVILAVVFFISGVLHLLVRFLIRHMSSSSISQSNRYPDMSEPDPYQRQLQQLFHLHDLGLDQAFIDALPVFLYKDIIGLKEPFDCAVCLCQFSEQDMLRLLPICNHAFHIDCIDTWLLSNSTCPLCRGSLYEPGFAFENPVYDFEGLREEPGVSGSAAGEAGSFNKHAENHIMSGKRVFSVRLGKFRSSNNGEGVERGGGGGGGGESSTSNLDARRCYSMGSFQYVVADSDLQVALCPNRGDGVGTSGGSVRQFKGRLDNFGNSSTDLDVEGKKINIARKGESFSVSKIWQWSRKDKVSSSPQNYLGGSNVTTAALPWMNRAQGT